CGGCGTTGACGATGGGGGCGTGTCAGAGCCTCCCAATCAGCCGGCCGATATTGTCGTGCGAGTGCGACGTTGCCCCTGGGAGCCCGCGGAATGACTTCGCTCGAACACGCGCTCAAGGCCGATGTCGAGGCCTTGGCGATCGCCGATGGGAGACTTGTCGGCACGGCCGGCCATGAAATCGCCCGCCGATACCTGCTGGGCCGGATGGCCGAAATCGGTCTCATGCCGTATCGAGGCGATTCATTCGACTTGCCTTACACGCATGGCTACGAGTTCCACAACCTGGTCGGCATGGTGCGCGGCCTGACATCGGGCACGGCCCCGGTGCTCGTCGGCGCGCATTACGACAGCGCTCTCGACGCCCCTTGTGCCGACGATAACGCGGCGGCCGTTGCGATCGCGCTAGCCGCCGCGGAACGGCTGCTCGCCGCACCGCCCGCCCGCGATGTGATCGTGGCGCTCTTCGATGCCGAAGAAGCTCCGTTTTACTGGAGCGACGACATGGGCTCCGTCCGGCTCTACCACGATCACCGCCCGCCGACCGGGTTTCATGCCGCCGTCGTCATGGACTTGGTCGGCCACGATGTGTCGCTGCCTTTGCCCGTCAGCGGACCTGCACGCGAGCGGATCGCGAACCTGCTCTTCATGACGGGGGCGGAAAGCCATCCGCGATTGAGCGAACTGGTGCGCCGCACGCCGCGTCCGGCCGATCTGCCGCTCGTCGCCACATTGAACCGTAACGTCGGCAAACTGGAGTCGATGGCCGGCGAATCGGCGGGCGAGCATCGCGATTTGAGCGACCATTACGTCTTCCGCACTCACGGCGTGCCGTACCTCTTTCTCTCCTGCGGCCAATGGGCGCATTACCATCAGCCGAC
Above is a genomic segment from Pirellulales bacterium containing:
- a CDS encoding M28 family peptidase, yielding MTSLEHALKADVEALAIADGRLVGTAGHEIARRYLLGRMAEIGLMPYRGDSFDLPYTHGYEFHNLVGMVRGLTSGTAPVLVGAHYDSALDAPCADDNAAAVAIALAAAERLLAAPPARDVIVALFDAEEAPFYWSDDMGSVRLYHDHRPPTGFHAAVVMDLVGHDVSLPLPVSGPARERIANLLFMTGAESHPRLSELVRRTPRPADLPLVATLNRNVGKLESMAGESAGEHRDLSDHYVFRTHGVPYLFLSCGQWAHYHQPTDTPERLNYVKMARICEFLLALIGSLAEEELSRAEGPAGIEVDTTALEIELLHEAFGPALPLVQQVIGLPRIATRGDLDTLARRVQRFFWE